From the Candidatus Peribacteria bacterium genome, one window contains:
- a CDS encoding FG-GAP-like repeat-containing protein: MQSPFQTIGSLDALRSADVLTLTPLPVAISKQEKITWVHETLACFRYGVLTREDKGLVRRYLQHMTGYSRAQIARHIADALTQSLVTEVSPKTFSWKNYGILAALLLLVTLLSTSTLRSQASVLQMLTPEKAAVETGTGDMIASRTFVVSTMSTDTAGAIAYPLVAMTEEIAVVNGQRMRVTKVSDAATLLRHVAERRASRLARLLASHSAAGNPPARPVPDILPVYPAYPSSQLHGAAPDNTFTALPGLWSSIGLGTQGQILMIENGRPVWHDFPYLEQIRTLAPQGNEPTRRAGGQRSGGSPQSSTTTIINNTTTTTAAAPSGWTEGTGVVYLTDSTDSVGIGTDTPAATLEVVGSISGASLYVASSIEGAGLTSCDAVNQKLLWDSVTKQFTCGTDNAVGTGLSTAIADVRYVKKQGDTMTGALVIDIRNGTLASVGLNVINTLSGAQIHAEKNLTTSGTLVFEGAASGSSLYLGSSLRGAGLIDCDTSGTSKLLWDATNGRFACGTDTDTDTNTTYTAGQGLSLNGTVFTLNATLTGSLIRFQTLSGSTVYGKNLIASSGSIVLEGNLSGATINGFGLQSCNGASQKLLWNTVTGKFECGADVDTDTNTTYTAGKGLGLNGTSFSLNNTITGSLVRFDTISGSTVYGKNSVNSSGSITAEGAISGSTLFAGTSLRGAGLIDCSTAGTSKLLWNSVSGRFSCGTDQNTGTAYTAGQGLSVNGTVITLNATITGSLVRFDTISGSTVYGKNSVNSSGSITAEGAISGSTLFAGTSLRGAGLIDCDTSGTSKLLWDATTGRFSCGTDQSGGGAGSMSSGNVMTIGDARYVRTAGGTMTGALVVQNGNTHTPTDAALINVRGTISGTTLYANSALRSSGSITAEGAISGSTLFAGTSIRGGGLIDCDTSSTSKLLWDSTSGRFSCGTDTDTNTTYTAGQGLSLNGTVLTLNATLTGSLIRFQTLSGSTVYGKNLIASSGSIVLEGNLTGATINGFGLTSCSAVGQKLLWNTATGKFECGADTDTNTTYTAGKGLGLNGTSFSLNAAITGSLVRFDTISGSTVYGKNSVNSSGSITAEGAISGSTLFAGTSLRGAGLADCDVAGTNKLLWDSTSGRFSCGTDTDTTSYFSTGNVLTIGNAKYVSKQGDTMTGALVIDMQGGTLGSIGLKVLNTLSGAIIHAEKTLSSSGTIMARGNIWTKAGFSGATLEIGHGAFGSPSIKFGGTNDGIFHGGDNHLELVVGGNTAFQAFPNQVRIPRGTVSAPGMVWTDATTTGFFSSVGSAISASITGAEKFRIDTTGIKIFSAASGSILHAEKTLSTSGSLVFEGAASGSSLYLGTSLNGAGLVDCDTSGTSKLLWDATSGRFSCGTDTDTDTNTTYTAGQGLSLNGTVLTLNATLTGSLIRFQTLSGSTVYGKNLIASSGSIVLEGNLTGATINGFGLQACNNANQKLLWNTVTGKFECGADTDTNTTYTAGKGLGLNGTSFSLNATITGSLVRFDTISGSTVYGKNSVNSSGSITAEGAISGSTLYAGTSIRGAGLVDCTSVGTDKLLWNATTGRFSCGIDQTGGAGFGSGQVVVIGDARYVKRSGDTMTGSLIIRSTSGSSAVGLSVIGTMSGVGLNVSGTGAFPLIRTLPRSGTVLIGTGGIRGGSGMIMPQLFVPGKTPVLIGNTSTTAAIDHMALQGNTIISTAGTVLRSFDVSIPTGPKSLSTANVTSSNPASIVVQGKYAFIGVQTKIQSFDISNPSAMVPLHVFTPTSAVNALAIQGRYLFSLNTTSARFQTVDISNPANMVSGGTVATGTTPNAIAVAGRYAYVTNGGGGTLQIIDLKNPWSPVSIGTTSAGTTPNGVAIQERYAYVINTAGLQIFDVSNPASVLTLGSAAVGTQSAIAVSGRYAYVVGANGLITIDISDPRAPTVVSTVSAGLTTLNQIIVDGRYAYVSYTGGTRLYVYDLGGTYTQTAEIGSLEVGSLTIHGITQGMDANFQGSISTATSLFVAGHASFGTGGQVTIGTGGLIVRGPGFSGSTVYAATSLQGAGLTDCDVASSSKLLWDSTTGRFSCGTDTAGGGFSTGNVMTIGSANFVKKIGDTMTGTLIIDIKNGTLGSLGLRVINTLSGAIIHAEKELTSSGTLMVKQTGTTRGSGALTVVNTTRYGTGSYMAASGAILVLDSTAGGAGNSKSPHILFGYKGNFDTALWRSGAATLSTNGTFSGVTLYANSAIRSSGSIVAEGAISGSSLYAGTSISGAGLSDCDTAATSKLLWDSTTGRFSCGTDQSGGSFSTGNVMTIGSANFVKKIGDTMTGTLIIDIKNGTLGSLGLKVVNTFSGAIIHAEKELTSSGTLMVKQTGTTRGSGALTVVNTTRYGTGAYMAASGAILALDATSTASRHILFGYRGNFDTRLWRSSATVLSTNGTFSGASLYADNTIRGAGLSDCDNASTSKLLWDSTTGRFSCGTDGGGTGGNFVEIGGDTMTGSLVTPGLNLSGVTLSSINGFQKYLNITNAGLATQGITRLTQEGNITNIGSIQAGSALFTSAGAFPSAVTYAGTSNFYSVALGDIDGDGSVDMVTGTLNGQYSKFLNNGDGTFGSRSDFTTGGTIYGLQLSDLNGDGMLDIAAADGSDMVVQLNNGDGTFATKVSYAASYPVNIATADVNGDARPDVLVAENIDNTVSVYINNGNGTFAAKVDYAANVGHTFDVEAGDINGDGYMDILACGGNDNVVSTFLNRGNGTFAAKVDISTQSSINYMAVSDVNMDGAVDFVTISSTQTNASVHINNGDGTFATKVDYPTGTSGHDIRLTDVNGDGVPDIVLASPVVLLNKGNGTFNTATNYSTAGNAFTLDTADLNRDGKQDIVTIANADNTAHVLLNRSTPTLSVQAGTGGMVGIGTTTLKAKFTIRSTTSFGTGASIYASGAVLTLQASTQSGARTPNLLFGYRGAFDTRITRTSTGSLTFASNTGVLLTLNTERADATGNVFQIISDATTSFGGPDENKVFRIQANGATFADGAYTSNGADYAEWFYSGNEKLKSGEVVCIDITKNNTVKRCLNEADSNVMGIVSTNPAFIGNGITGADGIIPPGYALIGLIGQVPTKVIVSGTGSIRPGDALTPASTPGYARKAMPGESTVGVALEGIASGEGVINVLISRRNSSMTVDAVGQKVLDTIASMKIGDEVQLMVASSLENLNVDSQIQEEVQKQVSGIKSYDADILSLQTELDDLKNQLALIKSQTGSTTTVITTTGSALAADLTAATLVLEQTLATGGDARIGGDLHLDGTLMASSLFVPNGLSIDGGATITGTLAATTIHSTSGATIDGTLTVNGDIRISSGSLLFDSGATLSLSDLVVERSLIILGDITIDGLARFFGNVEVHGELRVSGRQAGTVTIPAHTTGATVLFSSGFTAVPVVTASPNDFVLSAWRIKPVTQTGFTIEFAATQDTDVVFSWHALISMGSGFTVQPNAVADTSMIFPMGSDNIPVSSDMYWNACIRSIAIFDADGKPHSCARYHEDYTWTQPDLHIDFLWNTAITPPLLHLPDGYTLEVTEDAESIRSAFNMGDPIEESSASSEPVIESPSSSASSVEEVIEEVDGGAEASSSSVSSETVTSETSASSATSENPTPTEELTIAPAATEPETPVVTEPTPTPEAEPQPEAPVVTE, encoded by the coding sequence ATGCAATCTCCGTTTCAGACCATCGGCTCTCTCGACGCATTGCGCAGTGCTGATGTGCTGACACTGACACCGTTGCCGGTGGCAATTTCCAAGCAGGAAAAAATTACATGGGTGCATGAAACGCTCGCATGTTTCCGATACGGAGTGCTCACCCGTGAAGACAAGGGGCTGGTCCGCCGGTACCTGCAGCACATGACCGGATATTCCCGCGCACAGATTGCGCGTCACATTGCAGACGCACTGACGCAGTCACTGGTGACCGAGGTCTCACCGAAAACATTCAGCTGGAAAAATTACGGCATACTCGCTGCGCTGTTGCTGCTTGTCACACTGCTCAGTACATCAACGCTCCGCTCACAGGCATCTGTGCTCCAGATGCTTACTCCTGAAAAAGCTGCCGTAGAGACAGGGACCGGTGACATGATTGCGTCACGCACGTTTGTTGTCAGTACCATGAGTACCGATACTGCAGGAGCGATTGCATATCCGCTTGTCGCGATGACCGAGGAGATTGCTGTTGTGAACGGACAGAGAATGCGTGTAACCAAAGTCAGTGATGCTGCAACGCTGCTCCGCCATGTCGCCGAACGTCGCGCCTCCCGCCTTGCACGTTTGCTTGCAAGTCACTCTGCAGCAGGAAATCCCCCGGCTCGTCCTGTTCCGGATATTTTGCCGGTCTATCCTGCATACCCGTCATCTCAGCTGCACGGTGCCGCTCCGGATAACACATTTACGGCGTTGCCGGGTCTCTGGTCCAGTATCGGACTTGGGACACAGGGTCAGATTCTCATGATTGAAAACGGTCGTCCGGTCTGGCATGACTTCCCGTACCTGGAACAGATCCGCACGCTTGCTCCTCAGGGCAATGAACCGACGCGCCGCGCCGGAGGTCAGCGGAGCGGAGGATCACCGCAGAGTTCGACGACGACCATCATCAACAACACAACAACGACAACCGCAGCCGCTCCAAGCGGCTGGACCGAGGGAACGGGTGTTGTCTACCTGACAGATTCCACAGACTCCGTTGGTATCGGCACCGATACCCCGGCTGCAACACTCGAAGTGGTCGGATCCATTTCCGGTGCGTCGCTCTACGTTGCATCAAGCATCGAAGGTGCGGGTCTCACATCCTGTGATGCCGTGAACCAGAAACTGCTCTGGGATTCTGTGACAAAGCAATTTACCTGTGGCACAGACAATGCAGTCGGCACAGGGCTCTCCACTGCTATCGCAGATGTACGCTACGTGAAGAAGCAGGGTGACACCATGACCGGTGCTCTCGTGATTGATATCCGCAATGGCACGCTCGCATCTGTTGGTCTGAACGTTATCAATACACTCTCCGGTGCGCAGATTCATGCAGAAAAAAATCTGACGACATCCGGCACACTGGTGTTTGAAGGTGCTGCATCCGGATCATCACTGTATCTCGGTTCTTCTCTCCGCGGTGCGGGCCTCATCGATTGCGATACATCCGGCACCAGCAAACTTCTCTGGGATGCAACAAACGGGCGCTTTGCGTGTGGGACAGATACCGACACCGATACAAATACAACATACACGGCTGGGCAGGGTCTTTCTCTGAATGGAACGGTTTTCACACTGAATGCCACTCTCACCGGATCACTCATCCGCTTCCAGACGCTCTCTGGTTCCACGGTCTACGGCAAGAATCTCATCGCCTCATCCGGCTCCATTGTGCTGGAAGGAAACTTGAGTGGTGCCACGATCAACGGATTTGGATTACAGTCATGTAATGGCGCATCGCAGAAACTTCTGTGGAACACCGTAACAGGCAAATTCGAATGTGGTGCTGATGTCGATACGGATACCAATACAACCTACACAGCAGGAAAGGGTCTTGGCCTGAACGGCACAAGCTTCTCTCTGAATAATACGATCACTGGTTCACTCGTCCGCTTCGATACAATCTCCGGTTCTACTGTTTACGGAAAGAATTCCGTGAACTCCTCCGGTTCCATCACCGCAGAAGGAGCCATCAGCGGATCAACACTCTTTGCGGGGACATCCCTCCGCGGTGCCGGCCTCATCGATTGTTCCACTGCAGGGACATCGAAGTTGCTCTGGAACTCTGTGAGTGGCCGCTTCTCCTGTGGCACTGATCAGAACACTGGTACTGCCTATACTGCAGGCCAGGGTCTGAGTGTGAATGGAACTGTGATCACGCTCAATGCAACGATCACCGGTTCACTTGTCCGCTTCGACACGATCTCCGGTTCAACCGTGTATGGAAAGAATTCCGTGAACTCTTCCGGTTCCATCACTGCAGAAGGAGCTATCAGCGGATCAACACTCTTTGCAGGAACATCACTGCGTGGCGCAGGACTCATCGATTGTGACACATCCGGTACCAGCAAACTTCTCTGGGATGCAACAACTGGCCGCTTCAGTTGTGGGACAGATCAGTCCGGTGGCGGAGCGGGCAGCATGTCGAGCGGCAATGTGATGACGATCGGTGACGCGCGCTACGTGCGCACTGCGGGTGGAACAATGACCGGCGCACTCGTTGTCCAGAACGGCAACACGCATACACCGACCGATGCTGCACTCATCAATGTACGAGGCACCATCTCCGGTACGACACTCTATGCAAATTCCGCACTCCGTTCTTCCGGTTCCATCACCGCAGAAGGTGCGATCAGCGGATCGACACTCTTTGCAGGAACAAGTATCCGTGGTGGAGGACTGATTGATTGTGACACATCATCCACCAGCAAACTTCTCTGGGACAGCACATCCGGTCGCTTCTCTTGTGGCACAGATACCGATACGAATACAACATACACGGCTGGTCAGGGTCTTTCTCTGAACGGAACAGTTCTCACCTTGAATGCCACTCTCACAGGATCACTCATCCGCTTCCAGACACTCTCCGGTTCTACTGTCTACGGAAAGAATCTCATCGCCTCATCCGGTTCCATCGTTCTCGAAGGAAACCTCACGGGTGCTACGATCAATGGGTTTGGTCTCACATCCTGTTCTGCAGTCGGACAGAAGCTTCTCTGGAACACGGCAACCGGAAAATTCGAATGTGGTGCTGACACCGATACAAACACAACATACACAGCAGGCAAGGGTCTCGGTTTGAATGGCACATCATTCAGCCTGAACGCCGCCATCACCGGATCTCTCGTTCGCTTCGATACAATCTCTGGATCAACCGTGTACGGAAAGAATTCCGTGAACTCATCCGGCTCCATCACTGCAGAAGGAGCCATCAGCGGATCGACTCTGTTCGCGGGCACATCGCTCCGTGGTGCAGGTCTTGCTGATTGTGACGTCGCAGGCACAAACAAACTGCTCTGGGACAGCACAAGCGGTCGCTTCAGTTGTGGGACGGATACAGATACGACGTCATACTTCTCCACCGGCAATGTACTGACGATCGGCAATGCGAAGTACGTCAGCAAGCAGGGAGATACGATGACCGGTGCACTGGTGATTGATATGCAGGGCGGAACACTGGGATCGATCGGACTGAAAGTCCTGAATACTCTTTCCGGTGCTATCATCCATGCGGAAAAAACACTGAGTTCCAGCGGTACGATCATGGCGAGAGGCAATATTTGGACAAAAGCGGGTTTCTCCGGTGCAACGCTTGAAATCGGTCATGGAGCATTTGGCTCTCCTTCCATTAAATTCGGAGGAACGAATGACGGAATATTCCATGGGGGGGACAATCATTTAGAGCTGGTGGTTGGTGGGAATACCGCCTTTCAGGCATTTCCGAATCAGGTGAGAATTCCGCGTGGCACCGTCAGTGCGCCCGGCATGGTGTGGACCGATGCGACAACGACCGGATTCTTCTCGAGTGTCGGCAGCGCCATTTCCGCTTCTATTACCGGAGCAGAGAAATTCCGTATTGATACGACGGGTATCAAGATCTTTAGTGCCGCATCCGGTTCTATTCTGCACGCGGAGAAAACACTCAGTACATCCGGATCATTGGTCTTTGAAGGCGCTGCATCCGGATCGTCGCTGTACCTTGGAACCTCTCTCAATGGTGCGGGTCTTGTGGATTGTGACACATCCGGTACCAGCAAACTTCTCTGGGATGCAACGAGCGGCCGCTTCTCCTGTGGGACAGATACCGACACCGATACAAATACAACATACACGGCAGGTCAGGGTCTTTCTCTGAACGGAACAGTTCTCACCTTGAATGCCACTCTCACAGGATCACTCATCCGCTTCCAGACACTCTCCGGTTCTACTGTCTACGGAAAAAATCTCATCGCATCATCCGGTTCCATCGTTCTCGAAGGAAACCTCACCGGTGCGACGATCAACGGCTTCGGACTCCAGGCTTGTAACAACGCAAACCAGAAACTTCTCTGGAACACGGTTACCGGAAAATTCGAATGTGGTGCTGACACCGATACAAACACAACGTACACAGCAGGCAAGGGTCTCGGTTTGAATGGCACATCATTCAGCCTGAACGCCACCATCACCGGATCTCTCGTTCGCTTCGATACAATCTCTGGATCAACCGTGTACGGAAAGAATTCCGTGAACTCTTCAGGAAGTATCACTGCAGAAGGTGCTATCTCCGGTTCCACTCTCTACGCAGGGACATCCATCCGTGGTGCAGGTCTCGTCGATTGTACGTCTGTGGGAACAGACAAGCTTCTCTGGAACGCAACAACAGGTCGTTTCTCCTGTGGCATAGATCAGACAGGTGGCGCAGGATTCGGGTCCGGGCAGGTGGTGGTGATTGGTGACGCGCGCTACGTGAAGAGATCCGGCGATACAATGACGGGATCGCTGATCATCCGTTCGACATCCGGTTCGAGTGCAGTCGGACTTTCTGTGATCGGCACCATGTCCGGTGTCGGGCTGAATGTGTCTGGAACAGGTGCATTCCCGCTCATCCGCACGCTGCCGCGATCGGGAACTGTGCTGATTGGTACCGGCGGTATCCGTGGAGGATCCGGTATGATTATGCCGCAGCTCTTTGTACCGGGAAAAACACCCGTGTTGATTGGAAATACGTCGACCACTGCAGCTATTGATCATATGGCTCTGCAGGGAAATACGATTATTTCCACAGCCGGCACCGTGCTCCGTTCGTTTGATGTGAGCATTCCGACCGGTCCGAAGTCTCTTTCGACAGCGAACGTCACATCCAGTAACCCCGCATCTATTGTGGTGCAGGGTAAGTACGCGTTTATCGGAGTGCAGACAAAAATCCAGTCCTTCGATATCAGCAATCCGTCCGCCATGGTTCCGTTGCATGTGTTCACGCCGACATCGGCAGTCAATGCACTGGCGATTCAGGGTAGATATCTCTTCAGCTTGAATACGACATCGGCCCGCTTCCAGACAGTCGACATCAGTAATCCTGCAAACATGGTGAGCGGCGGAACGGTGGCAACCGGTACGACGCCGAATGCGATTGCCGTTGCAGGGCGCTACGCTTATGTGACCAACGGTGGCGGCGGCACGCTCCAGATTATCGACCTCAAAAATCCGTGGTCTCCGGTGAGCATTGGCACAACATCCGCCGGTACCACCCCAAATGGTGTTGCGATTCAGGAACGCTACGCATATGTCATCAATACCGCAGGTCTGCAGATCTTCGATGTCAGTAACCCCGCGAGCGTACTGACGCTTGGTTCTGCTGCAGTGGGAACGCAGTCTGCCATTGCAGTCTCGGGCCGCTACGCATATGTGGTCGGTGCAAACGGATTGATCACCATTGATATCAGTGATCCGCGCGCTCCTACTGTTGTGTCGACAGTGTCGGCCGGACTGACCACGCTCAACCAGATTATTGTTGATGGCCGCTATGCCTACGTGTCGTACACAGGCGGTACCCGTCTCTATGTGTATGACCTCGGCGGTACGTACACGCAGACTGCGGAAATCGGCAGCCTGGAAGTGGGAAGTCTGACCATCCACGGAATTACACAGGGGATGGACGCAAACTTCCAGGGATCGATCAGCACCGCAACCAGTCTCTTCGTTGCAGGACATGCATCCTTCGGTACGGGTGGTCAGGTGACCATCGGTACAGGCGGACTCATTGTCCGTGGTCCGGGATTCTCCGGTTCCACTGTCTACGCTGCAACATCTCTGCAGGGCGCAGGACTCACCGATTGTGATGTCGCTTCTTCCAGCAAACTCCTCTGGGACTCTACAACCGGACGCTTCAGCTGTGGAACGGATACAGCCGGAGGAGGTTTCTCCACCGGAAACGTCATGACCATCGGCAGTGCAAACTTTGTGAAGAAGATCGGCGATACCATGACGGGTACACTCATCATTGATATCAAGAACGGCACACTCGGATCACTTGGACTGAGAGTGATCAATACATTGAGCGGTGCCATCATCCATGCAGAGAAAGAACTCACCTCTTCCGGCACATTGATGGTGAAGCAGACGGGAACAACACGTGGATCAGGAGCGCTGACGGTGGTAAATACAACACGCTACGGAACAGGGTCATACATGGCAGCATCCGGTGCCATTCTTGTCCTGGATAGTACGGCAGGTGGCGCGGGCAACAGCAAGTCTCCGCATATTCTGTTTGGGTATAAGGGAAACTTTGATACGGCTCTCTGGAGAAGCGGTGCTGCAACTCTCTCTACCAATGGAACATTCTCCGGTGTCACACTCTACGCAAACTCTGCGATCCGTTCCTCTGGTTCGATTGTTGCAGAAGGAGCCATCAGTGGATCAAGCCTCTACGCAGGAACATCGATCAGCGGAGCAGGTTTAAGTGATTGTGATACCGCAGCAACATCCAAGCTTCTCTGGGACTCTACAACCGGACGCTTCTCCTGTGGGACAGATCAGTCCGGAGGAAGCTTCTCCACCGGAAACGTCATGACCATCGGCAGTGCAAACTTTGTGAAGAAGATCGGCGATACCATGACGGGTACACTCATCATCGATATCAAGAACGGCACACTCGGCTCGCTCGGACTCAAAGTTGTAAACACATTCTCCGGTGCCATCATCCATGCAGAGAAAGAACTCACCTCTTCCGGCACATTGATGGTGAAGCAGACGGGAACAACGCGCGGATCGGGAGCGCTGACAGTCGTAAACACGACACGCTACGGAACAGGAGCATACATGGCAGCATCCGGTGCCATTCTTGCACTCGATGCCACCTCCACTGCATCCCGCCATATCCTCTTTGGATACAGAGGGAACTTTGATACCCGTCTCTGGAGAAGCTCTGCCACGGTACTGTCGACAAACGGTACCTTCTCCGGTGCATCTCTGTATGCAGACAACACCATTCGTGGTGCAGGTCTCTCTGATTGTGACAATGCATCCACCAGTAAGCTTCTCTGGGACAGCACAACCGGCCGCTTCTCCTGTGGTACGGATGGAGGAGGTACAGGTGGAAACTTTGTGGAGATTGGGGGAGATACCATGACCGGTTCTCTGGTGACTCCGGGCTTAAACCTCTCCGGTGTCACGCTCAGCAGCATCAATGGCTTTCAGAAGTATCTCAATATTACCAATGCAGGTCTTGCAACGCAGGGCATTACGCGTCTGACACAGGAAGGGAACATTACCAATATCGGTTCCATACAGGCCGGTAGTGCACTGTTTACTTCGGCAGGAGCATTCCCAAGTGCGGTAACGTATGCGGGTACCAGCAATTTCTACAGCGTCGCTTTGGGCGACATTGATGGAGACGGATCGGTTGATATGGTAACCGGAACACTGAATGGTCAGTACTCAAAATTCCTCAATAACGGAGACGGAACCTTTGGTTCCCGCAGTGATTTTACAACAGGCGGAACCATTTACGGTTTGCAATTGAGCGACTTGAACGGAGACGGAATGTTGGACATTGCCGCCGCGGATGGATCGGATATGGTTGTGCAATTGAATAACGGAGACGGAACGTTTGCGACAAAGGTGTCGTATGCCGCTTCCTATCCGGTGAACATTGCTACCGCCGACGTAAACGGAGATGCAAGACCGGACGTGCTTGTTGCGGAAAATATCGACAATACGGTCTCTGTCTACATTAACAATGGAAACGGAACATTCGCCGCAAAAGTGGATTACGCAGCTAACGTCGGGCATACGTTCGATGTCGAAGCGGGGGATATCAACGGAGACGGTTATATGGACATTCTTGCATGTGGTGGCAATGACAACGTGGTTTCTACATTCCTGAACAGAGGAAACGGAACCTTCGCCGCAAAAGTGGATATCAGCACGCAAAGCAGCATCAATTATATGGCGGTCAGTGACGTAAACATGGATGGCGCAGTGGACTTCGTCACCATTTCTTCCACGCAAACGAATGCATCCGTACACATCAATAACGGAGACGGAACTTTTGCGACAAAAGTGGATTATCCAACCGGAACAAGCGGGCACGATATTCGTCTGACCGATGTGAACGGAGACGGTGTGCCCGACATCGTCCTTGCAAGTCCTGTTGTTCTTTTGAACAAAGGAAACGGTACCTTTAATACGGCAACAAATTACTCAACGGCAGGAAATGCGTTCACTCTCGATACTGCGGATCTGAACAGAGATGGAAAGCAGGACATTGTGACAATTGCCAATGCGGATAACACGGCACATGTACTGTTGAATAGATCCACTCCGACACTCTCGGTACAGGCCGGAACAGGAGGCATGGTTGGTATCGGCACAACAACACTGAAAGCAAAGTTCACCATTAGAAGTACGACCAGTTTCGGAACAGGTGCATCCATCTACGCCTCTGGTGCGGTTCTTACATTGCAAGCAAGCACGCAGTCCGGTGCCCGCACGCCAAACCTCCTCTTCGGTTACCGCGGCGCCTTCGACACACGCATCACCCGTACATCCACAGGATCCCTCACCTTTGCATCCAACACGGGAGTTCTTCTCACTCTGAACACCGAAAGAGCAGATGCCACCGGTAACGTCTTCCAGATCATCTCCGATGCAACCACCTCCTTCGGTGGACCAGACGAAAACAAAGTCTTCCGCATCCAGGCCAACGGTGCCACCTTCGCAGACGGTGCCTACACCTCAAACGGCGCCGACTACGCCGAGTGGTTCTACTCCGGCAACGAGAAACTCAAATCCGGTGAAGTCGTCTGTATCGATATCACCAAGAACAACACTGTGAAGCGTTGTCTCAACGAAGCAGACAGCAATGTCATGGGTATCGTCTCCACGAACCCCGCCTTCATTGGTAACGGCATCACCGGTGCAGACGGCATCATCCCTCCGGGATATGCCTTAATCGGTCTCATCGGACAGGTGCCGACCAAAGTGATTGTCTCCGGTACTGGTTCCATCCGTCCGGGTGACGCTCTCACACCTGCCTCCACTCCAGGCTACGCTCGCAAGGCGATGCCGGGTGAATCGACAGTCGGTGTCGCGCTCGAAGGTATTGCATCCGGCGAAGGCGTCATCAACGTCCTCATCTCCCGCAGAAACTCTTCCATGACCGTGGATGCCGTCGGACAGAAGGTGCTTGATACCATCGCTTCCATGAAGATCGGTGATGAAGTGCAGCTGATGGTTGCATCCAGTCTCGAAAACCTGAATGTCGATTCCCAGATCCAGGAAGAAGTGCAGAAGCAGGTCTCCGGCATCAAGTCCTATGATGCAGATATTCTTTCTCTTCAGACAGAGCTGGATGACCTGAAGAACCAGCTTGCTCTCATCAAGAGTCAGACAGGCTCCACCACCACAGTTATCACCACCACAGGTTCTGCGCTCGCTGCAGATCTCACGGCTGCCACACTCGTCCTCGAGCAGACACTGGCAACCGGAGGGGATGCCAGAATCGGTGGCGATCTCCACCTGGATGGCACGCTGATGGCTTCCTCCCTCTTTGTCCCGAATGGTCTCTCCATTGATGGAGGTGCAACCATTACAGGCACCCTTGCAGCAACCACCATCCACAGCACATCCGGTGCAACCATCGACGGTACACTGACCGTGAATGGAGACATCCGAATCAGCAGCGGATCATTGCTCTTCGATTCCGGTGCAACCCTGAGTCTTTCTGATCTTGTCGTCGAACGCAGTCTCATCATCCTTGGGGATATTACGATCGATGGACTCGCACGGTTCTTTGGAAATGTTGAAGTGCATGGGGAACTCCGCGTCTCCGGCAGACAGGCCGGTACCGTGACCATCCCCGCACACACAACTGGTGCAACTGTTCTCTTCTCATCCGGCTTCACCGCAGTTCCTGTCGTGACTGCATCGCCCAATGACTTCGTTCTCTCCGCATGGCGCATCAAGCCGGTCACACAGACAGGATTCACCATCGAATTCGCTGCCACGCAGGACACAGATGTTGTCTTCTCCTGGCATGCACTCATCAGCATGGGAAGCGGCTTCACGGTTCAGCCAAACGCCGTTGCCGACACCTCCATGATCTTCCCGATGGGCTCCGACAATATCCCGGTCTCCAGTGATATGTACTGGAACGCCTGTATCAGAAGCATTGCCATCTTCGATGCAGACGGCAAGCCTCATTCCTGTGCCCGTTACCACGAGGACTACACCTGGACACAACCGGATCTGCATATCGATTTCCTCTGGAACACCGCCATCACTCCTCCGCTCCTTCATCTCCCGGATGGGTATACACTGGAAGTGACAGAGGATGCGGAGAGTATCCGCAGTGCGTTCAATATGGGTGATCCGATAGAAGAATCATCTGCAAGTTCTGAGCCAGTGATCGAATCACCGTCTTCCTCTGCATCTTCAGTGGAAGAAGTAATCGAGGAGGTCGATGGAGGAGCAGAGGCATCATCCTCATCAGTAAGTTCTGAAACAGTAACCTCGGAAACCTCTGCTTCCTCGGCCACATCGGAAAACCCCACTCCCACAGAAGAACTGACGATCGCTCCAGCTGCGACAGAACCAGAAACTCCTGTTGTCACAGAGCCAACGCCGACTCCTGAAGCCGAGCCGCAGCCTGAAGCACCTGTTGTGACAGAATAA